One Vespula vulgaris chromosome 7, iyVesVulg1.1, whole genome shotgun sequence genomic window, AAACTgtagaaattaaaaacataGACAGTTAGTATTTATTTGGTagtttcttatcatttatatattattttcatttaaatatatttagtatatcatgtatgtatactactaaattaaaataaatttcatgcATCTTTTAGACATGAAGAAACATTCGCGtaaagaacataaaaaatcTCCAGGATTTGTGGCAGATACTTTAGGTCCAGCATTATTTTCTGCGCCTGACATTATTCGTCGTGTCGGTTCAAACAATGATTCGAAGAATGCCGATAATACGATATCTTCTTTAATTGCTACTATTCCAAGCACAACTATTGCCTGTGGAGTTGCTAAATCGTCTGCTCAAGGAACACAAATAATAAGTTCAACAAATGTTACCACTACGACTTCAAATATAACACAAAATTCAGATTCAGAATATACAACGAAAACCTTGATAACAAATACGTTGGAGGAAGACGTATCCCAAGTCGAACGTCATTCAGGTATAGAAAATGAGACGGAAAATGTATTGaaaggagaaaatgaaaatcaaaaaacagATTCAAAGGCAGACCCAGCTGAGGAATTACAACCATCCTTAAGTACGTGTAACATTGGGAAAATTCTTATTCCTCGATTAGGAAATAcaatctgtttctttttttaatttgttttgtaCGTTTTTAGTTTTGTCccttgaataatattttatatttatctaaaaatattatattttcttagttACTACCTCATCACAAATGATTGATCAAGCCATGGCACTGCCTACTGTGTCAAATCATATTATCACTAAACATAGTAAGTTTCGTTATCATGTCatcaatgaaattctttttatgaagttatacgaacgaatataaaataacatttgaCATTTGACAGGAAACACACAACTTTTAATATTGTCAAGAGTTTTGGTagaattgttttataaaaagtttataataatatttacaacatatatatcatacgtcATGTCTATCTTAGaaagttatttataatatgtttACTCATTAAAGGTGGCATAGAAGGAGAAGAACATCTTTTAGCCACATTGGAAATGGAAGCCAATAAACACGATGAGGAATTATTAGCAGAAGCATTATTATTGCAAGAAGAACTTGGAGTTGATTTAGGAGATCAtgtatgcttttttttttatatttctcgtcTTTACAAAATTTTAGTACTATTCATTTCTAATGGTTTTCTCTTTCAGGCTGCTTTGGTAGATCAAGCTGTACCATCTACTTCATTAACATCAACTCCAGCACATGTTTCTTCACTGGAAGCAACAACTAATCAAGAATTAACAACTAAGTCACTAGATACAACGGCACAAATACCAACAAATGTTACACCTgaagtaacaaaaaagaatactaAAGATGATAAAGAACCTATACAAATCGTTCGTGGTGGACGTGTGATCACTTTACCACCAATAGAGGCTCCGGCAACAAGAAGCAAACGATTACAAGCAAAGTCAGAAGTTACTGCGCAAAAGACTCCAGAACCTATAAAGAAATCCGAGAAATACGAATCGCCGACCGTTCAAAGTCATTTAGAGCGTAAAGAAGATCTACGATTGAATATAAGCGAGCAAAAtgacgaggaggaagaagatgaggatgacgaagaagaggagaattCAGATTCAGAAGATGACCCTGATAGGTTGTGGTGTATTTGTAAACGTCCCcataataatcgttttatgATATGTTGCGATGTTTGCGAAGATTGGTTTCATGGAAAATGCGTACACGTCAGTAAAGCAATGGGGCAGCAAATGGAAGAGAAAGGCATAGAATGGGTTTGTCCGaattgtttaaagaaaaaagcagaTGACaataaagtgaaaataaatgcACAGTTAGTAtcaggaaaagaaagacaacGGCAAGATTCGTTTATGGAGGACTCTGCATCTTTgatggaagaagaaacatCGCAGCATTCTCTTTCGCCAACAAAAGATGCACCGTTGCCCGCTGCATCGACTCTCGATCATAATATCGTACGAATTTCGGGTACCACTCAATGCGTAGTATGCAAAAAAGAAGCTAGGAATTCTAGTATTTATTGTTCGGATGCATGCATTCTTGCGCATGCCCAGGAGACATTAACTAAGGACAAACCTGTAGCAACAAGTTCCAATTCAAAGGCATTAAAACAATCACCTCTGGGAGTAACCAAAACAAAAGCGGATGCCAGAGTAATtgttttcgaaagaagaactGGAAGGCTCCTTACAGGTACGGACGCACCTAAAAGATCGAATTTAAAGACATGGTTGAAGGAAAATCCAACCTTCGAGGCTGTACGAGCGGATAGTCTTAGTCAAGTAGAAATAGGAGGGAAAACGGTTACGGTTTTACCTGCACAACGATTAACCAAACCTGGAAAATCTCCGCAATTGATAGCTGCTAAAGCACAAGCAATACCAAAAATGGTTTATACCAATATACCGGGTTCTAAACAAACGATTTTAATAGCTAGTagtaaaaaaattacgattgCTGGtgcacaacaacaacaacaacaacaacaacagcaacaaccaCAAACGAGTACATTGCACAATAAACCGCATCAATTGAAACAAACTTTTCTTGATACGGGTAAAGGGAATTTGATTTTAAAACAAACGACTATAAGACCCGTATCATCGCCTCAAGCAAGAGCACAAGGAACGATTACACAGAAACAAGCACAGAGTAAGAAACAAGAATTAAAGGTGCTAACGCCTCAACCGAAACAACAGGTGAAAATAGCAGTTGTGAAGAAGCCCGAGACCGAACCTATACGATTGAACATTCGAAGAACATTGACGCAGCTTTTGTCGAGTCGTATAAAGGAGACGGAAGATTTAAAGCTATCCAATGATGAAATCGCTGATCTAGcttttaatatagaaatggAAATGTACAAGTACTTCAAAGATACCGGGGCAAAGTATAAAGCTAAATACAGGAGtcttgtatttaatataaaagacaCGAAGAATTTAACACTGTTTAGAAAAATTGCTGACAAATCGTTGGCTCCGGACGCGGTTGTAAGATTAAGTCCAGACGAGATGGCCAGTCAAGAATTGGCCGAGTGGCGGGAAAAAGAGACTAAACATCAATTAGAGATGatcaagaaaaatgaattagaTTTAATGGCACAAGCGAAGTCCATAGTGGTGAAAACACACAAAGGCGAACAGATTATCGAAAATGACGGTGGTATTGGTCTAGTAGATCCGAAAACACCTGTGCAAGATATAGTGACTGCTTTGAACAGTGGCGACAGTATTAGTTCTATCGATACGagtaaggaaagagaagacggagagagaataaaattgaCGTCCGAAATGAAAAGATCGAAGAATGGCGAGGAGGGTaggaagaaggataaagatCGGGAAAGTTCTAGGGATGGTGGGAGATTAAGGGATAAGGGAGGACGAGAAAGGAGTACAAGTAGAAGCAGACATCGTCACAAACGAGATAGGGATTACAGTAAGACGAGAGAACGaagtagagatagaaaggCTAAGAGTAAGGAGAGtagacgagagaaagataaagaacgcGAGAAGGATAAGGATaagcaaagaaataaagacagagaaaagattAAGGATagggagagggaaaaggaaaagtatcaaaacgagaaagagaagcataAGAGCGATACTTGGACAAAAACGCGAAGTCGTAACGAATcctcgaaggaaggaaggaatggAGATAGAAAGGAGCAAGGACGtaagaaggagatagaaaagaagaaagaacctACACCACCGCCCATAGTGGAAAAACCGATAGAGGATCGTTTGTGGAGGCACATCGAGGACGAAGCTACGACGAATACCATCGATGGAAATGATTCTGACGTATCCGACAGAGAACCGAGTTCTACCGTTACGATTAAAACACCGGACATCAACGAAGAACCCGAAAGATATACCGAtccagagatagagaaggatatTTCCAAAACGGCATGGCAAACGGTTTGGCGAGGATTTGTTAACATGGTAGATGTTGCTAAATTCTTCATCACGGCTCAGGAAGTTAGTGGTCATGCCAGGGATCTAATGAACGATCTTCCAGATACAGTAGACGTTGTTGGTAGAATAAGTCATGAAACTGTGTGGGATTACatttcaaaaatgaaaaaaactgGATCTAAAGAGATTCTTGTTATAAGGTTAACGGCAGCGAACGACGAGGAAAAGATTCCTTATATAACTTTATACAGTTATTTAAATAGTAGAAGTCGATTAGGCGTCGTCGGTAatgtttcgaaaaatataaaagatttttatataatgccCTTTTCAAACCAAAGCACAATACCGCGAGTTTTATTACCTCTGACCGGTCCTGGTTTCGAAGAAAACAGGCCGCATTTGCTTCTTGGTATTATAGTACGCAATAGGAAGAAACGTTTGACCACCATACCTCCGATAGTCGCAacaaaaatacagaaaaaagatCCCGATCGTAGTTACACGCCGCCATTAGTGGGTACTTCGAAAGATAAAGCTTCTTCCGCTACACCGCCAGCCTCTCCTATGGGATACAAAGCAAGTGCAACCGATACCATTAAAGATAAACAAGCGGTAACCCAAATGACTTTAGAAACTTTAAATAAGGCACATATCGGGATGTCCAAGTCGGTAATGGATAGTGCTGCAATATGTAAAATCGTACCGGAATTATCTTCGAAGATCGACCTAATGCCGTCGCCTCTCAAGACGCTGGATGACGATGGCGATGAACCTTACAGTCCAGGTGAAATGGATGAAGATGTTACGAATACGCAAACGGTTATACACGACACTACGGATGTACTGTCGTCGGCAAAGAATTCTACGGAGTTACAGAGAAAGATGGACGAATTAAATAGACAAatagaagaacaaaaacaacaaatacAAAGCATTAGCTCTTCGTTTCTCAATGACGCGACACCTACTCTGCCGGTGAGAGCACTGataattccatttttttttaaatgcgaTTGTTACTGTTTTTCCTACTACCCCATTGTAAATAAACTGTTTGCATCTATTCATGGCATCCTATTCCTATCCTCAAGCTgcgtagattttttttcaattataatttcattgcaTTATAATGTAcggaataaaatatgtaatgcAATCGTTATCATATATCAATGTGGTGTAttcttacaaaaaattattgatacaaaaatattggtttttatttttacgtgaTGGTACAATACTCCATGTATATATGAACGCATATCGTTTCTTTGACATGGcatgaaagaattatttttaatttcgtcaAACAAGAGAcgcttt contains:
- the LOC127064959 gene encoding death-inducer obliterator 1 isoform X2, translated to MCCVKSIVDFEDTTDFKIHFITLYDFICITENMSSSYIVEPQEKETQKQDDTLIIVVNDDGTISVDQETLQNLIMNQSNANVSVVRLGQSEPGANNGDITLTVDPPTFTSSSITPIGNATSTDATGLVDPFMEMDPEQLERLETALQSEEAKQILGENVTAMLDMLSVEEQQKSIKYSVELDHCYTNKSPDSKPKDSLPLTSYASSSDIQYTHPSSPSTVSTMSSPSNEIDKLKPTTKTGKPIGRPRKNPLTPTTSNLRSAGNSPGVSKSAGHSMSKAHRLSNDEEEEEEGTPSPSESSESEPPSDNDSDFGPRGPRRGGVRARGGRKGLTTRGGYMTSTRKRNSNKHMDIEQVRRLDMEMAAAVSAMKTPDKEDKMGAHTSTRGRRGFKALGVRKKDETLTASETAINVEKPLQTTNQVKANLISSNMVKGDMILTKPGQGRNNQKLTLVQKQVVMKANELKNLDVKKPVILPKGKFLNQVQTKLVSTKDGKLVHVPITSSKPVVSSTPGAQEKGTLLQTSPIQQYQGLQQQGKPISSVVSMKVKPSEIKRERRKSEKIMDLISKTEDMKKHSRKEHKKSPGFVADTLGPALFSAPDIIRRVGSNNDSKNADNTISSLIATIPSTTIACGVAKSSAQGTQIISSTNVTTTTSNITQNSDSEYTTKTLITNTLEEDVSQVERHSGIENETENVLKGENENQKTDSKADPAEELQPSLITTSSQMIDQAMALPTVSNHIITKHSGIEGEEHLLATLEMEANKHDEELLAEALLLQEELGVDLGDHAALVDQAVPSTSLTSTPAHVSSLEATTNQELTTKSLDTTAQIPTNVTPEVTKKNTKDDKEPIQIVRGGRVITLPPIEAPATRSKRLQAKSEVTAQKTPEPIKKSEKYESPTVQSHLERKEDLRLNISEQNDEEEEDEDDEEEENSDSEDDPDRLWCICKRPHNNRFMICCDVCEDWFHGKCVHVSKAMGQQMEEKGIEWVCPNCLKKKADDNKVKINAQLVSGKERQRQDSFMEDSASLMEEETSQHSLSPTKDAPLPAASTLDHNIVRISGTTQCVVCKKEARNSSIYCSDACILAHAQETLTKDKPVATSSNSKALKQSPLGVTKTKADARVIVFERRTGRLLTGTDAPKRSNLKTWLKENPTFEAVRADSLSQVEIGGKTVTVLPAQRLTKPGKSPQLIAAKAQAIPKMVYTNIPGSKQTILIASSKKITIAGAQQQQQQQQQQQPQTSTLHNKPHQLKQTFLDTGKGNLILKQTTIRPVSSPQARAQGTITQKQAQSKKQELKVLTPQPKQQVKIAVVKKPETEPIRLNIRRTLTQLLSSRIKETEDLKLSNDEIADLAFNIEMEMYKYFKDTGAKYKAKYRSLVFNIKDTKNLTLFRKIADKSLAPDAVVRLSPDEMASQELAEWREKETKHQLEMIKKNELDLMAQAKSIVVKTHKGEQIIENDGGIGLVDPKTPVQDIVTALNSGDSISSIDTSKEREDGERIKLTSEMKRSKNGEEGRKKDKDRESSRDGGRLRDKGGRERSTSRSRHRHKRDRDYSKTRERSRDRKAKSKESRREKDKEREKDKDKQRNKDREKIKDREREKEKYQNEKEKHKSDTWTKTRSRNESSKEGRNGDRKEQGRKKEIEKKKEPTPPPIVEKPIEDRLWRHIEDEATTNTIDGNDSDVSDREPSSTVTIKTPDINEEPERYTDPEIEKDISKTAWQTVWRGFVNMVDVAKFFITAQEVSGHARDLMNDLPDTVDVVGRISHETVWDYISKMKKTGSKEILVIRLTAANDEEKIPYITLYSYLNSRSRLGVVGNVSKNIKDFYIMPFSNQSTIPRVLLPLTGPGFEENRPHLLLGIIVRNRKKRLTTIPPIVATKIQKKDPDRSYTPPLVGTSKDKASSATPPASPMGYKASATDTIKDKQAVTQMTLETLNKAHIGMSKSVMDSAAICKIVPELSSKIDLMPSPLKTLDDDGDEPYSPGEMDEDVTNTQTVIHDTTDVLSSAKNSTELQRKMDELNRQIEEQKQQIQSISSSFLNDATPTLPGLGLDPPDTKDSEEAYSPSDTRSFTPPPPGISKFAQPILDKVSDITIPPNLQEILANVKRQESSKVDPYLPSKPSATFLTTVNSTVYQNSEKYSSPSQAKGPNLGRANSEKAAFADVSQTALSKESKSTLSSLSDLDLIRKAEEELAAVAAASTASNVSTVPISPVAPSGTNLITQTSPVPPTQCGNLTASPTLHQPMLSPPIAHIETSFKKTFMPEQPKPPGLEDEDFPAFPSTPPTMDSMSKIMPRSKYAHKSGIVLSVKRKVCEDDSLSPAVKTPRTKSRWGQGPSE